In the genome of Ovis canadensis isolate MfBH-ARS-UI-01 breed Bighorn chromosome 21, ARS-UI_OviCan_v2, whole genome shotgun sequence, the window TTCTTTTGTGTGTTGCTGTGAGTCGAATCTATTGGTGCCCACATCTCAGCTGTCCTGTCTTCTGAGTGCTTGAATCTTCTGGCTGGGGCTGCTGCCTACTACATGCCAGCCTGGTGAAGTGTCCTCTGTTTAATTAGCCTCCAGTTGCGTTTCCTTATGAGAGAAGCAGCGCTTTAACTGAGACAAACACGGAGCTGCAAATGAGGAGACTTGTGGTAACGTGAAGTGATTTTCCTGCTTCAAATACTTCTGGGTACCAAACTGACTTTGATTGGAGTAATGAGAAGTTCCTCAGTGGTGTAACCCGAGGAGCCAGATTCACTGTACATTGGGGCAAATGCTTGGGTACGGGGAGGAGCAGACACAGTTCTTCACTGTCTTGCTGCAGGTACTTTAATTATCGTACCACCCGGTTCCTGGCTGAGGAGGGATTTTATAAATTCCATAACTGGTTTGATGACCGGGCCTGGTACCCTTTGGGACGAATCATTGGAGGAACAATTTACCCAGGTGAGGGGAacaggatttttcttttccttacagCAGTAGCTTATTTGTATGATATGGAACAGtgtgttttatttctaatatctTTGTTTTGTGACCCTTGTAATTCCATTCTGATTACAGATTCCTAAAAGTCGATCCTATGTAGAAGGGAGAACGTGTATGAGAGAGTGGGGGTGGGTAGCATTTCATAAATCCTGGACTTCTGATTGAGTCCACAGGGTGGAAATTTATAGGCCTCGTGCAGCTGCTGTTAGTGTTTCTGGTGGGTTGTTGAGACCTGTGTAACCACAGTATTGATAACTTggattttccctttctctttcccttacgCTCTTTGTCTTCGGAGGATAACCTGTTGGCCTCTCTTCTTCCTGTTGCAGGCTTAATGATCACCTCTGCTGCAATCTACCATGTCCTCCATTTTTTCCACATCACCATCGACATTCGGAATGTCTGTGTGTTCCTGgcccctctcttctcttccttcaccACCATCGTCACGTACCACCTTACCAAAGAGCTCAAGGTGAAGGATTTGGGGTGACAGGAGTCTTGGGAATGGATGCTGTTGAACCTCTCTAGTAGATGCTAAAGGGTGGGGGACTGAGAGCTCAAGAAGGGCAGGGAGCTAGGGGCTAAAGACAGCTTTTGTTGAGCCGAATTGCTAGTTTCATCCTAGTCCCTCCCTAGAATATGTGGTGTCTTATCATTAACAACTGTTTGTCCATATAAGGGAATGTTTGAAGGTCAAATATAAATTGCTGTATATGGAAAAGGAATTTTTGTGTTAGTTTACTCATCACaggactgccttttttttttttttttggctgtctttatttttggctgcagtgggtcttcattgctttgtgcagATAGTGAGAGGGGCCTGCTTATTCATGGTGGCATCTCTTAACCCAGAGCccgggctctaggcacatgggcttcagtagttgcggctcgaGGGCCCTGGAGTACCGGCTTTATGATGGCGGCGCACGGGCTTACTTGCCCTGCAGCGCAtgaaccttcctggaccagggatctgaCCTGTGTCtgcagcattggcaggtggattcttacccaccaggctaccaaggaagtcctggaaaaaaaatatttaaagtgagaTTTAGATTTTGAATCTATTATCGCTCGCAATCTAAGGGAGAGAAAAAATAGCTACAAGATATGTTCCAAAACAGTTAGTTCTTCCTATTGGAAATGGACACTTAGCTTAAcaattatttgttgattttttaagaaacatttattttaaaattctgaaaccaCTTGGCTCTTGTAATTAGAGTCTGTGATATGGTCTCTCCTTCCCCAGGTTTCTGCCTTGCTGACCCTGGCTCCTGGGATGTTATTCTTTGTGGCTGTGGTGTCAGGGAGATACCTGAGAGGTGCTAAATCAGTTGGAGGGCTTGGGAAACTTGAGTTTAGTTTGAAAGTTCTTCCATCCTTCTCCTTGCTGCCCTATTCCAGATTTGACTCTTATCAACAGACAGGTCCTTCCTCTTTCGATGTGTgagttatattttgtttttcctctttcccgAGTTCACAGATTGACTCGGAATATTCCAGCTCTATTATCTAAGCTGGCATCTTCAGTCCACTGTAGATTATCACCTCTGTTTGTTGACCTTTTAGCTCAAATACTTAGGTCTTCTTTGTGTATGCTTGCATAGCTTTTAGGGATGTGACTGGTGTTCCTGTGGTGTGCATATATTGTTGGGGGGAACTCAAATCTGGGGGTATTCCAACCCAGCCGCCCGTTCTGGGGCAGCATCTGACTGATCTCATGATTTGTCTGTTCTTAGCACATGTATGCTCAGTTTCAGACTCAGTACCATGGCAGGGAGGGAACTGGCTGTGAAGTGTGTAACGTTCTTGTGCTGCAAGCATTCCTAGCATCACATCTCCCTTGCAAAGTGTCGAACTATTCTCTGGGCCCCGTAGAAGCAGATTGGACTAGTGGATCCTCTCCTCTCCCACAGCTGTATTGGTGTTGACTTCCTGTTACGTCTCTTGTCTTGCAGGATGCAGGAGCTGGGCTTCTTGCTGCCGCCATGATTGCTGTGGTTCCTGGCTATATCTCCCGGTCTGTGGCTGGCTCCTATGATAATGAAGGTACGACTTAAAGTTCACCTTATTATCCAGTAGAGCTCTGTGAAGGGTAATAgaatctgggttcaaatctgcTATTCAGCAATAGCAAAAATGGTATCTGGGTGAGAAGATTAGAAGTGGGCAGGAAGGGACCTCAGACTGTTAAGTTtatattctctctctcattttctcaaGAAAGGTAGCTGGTAATTTTCCTTAAATAAGGCCTCTGGCTCATCTCTGTATCCCTAAAAGTAGAGTTAGGTTTTAGGGTTGGATGGGTTTCTGTTACTGTTTattcgctcagtggtgtctgattcttttgcagtcTCATttactgtagctcaccaagctccagGGTTGAATGAGACCGTTGTTTTAACACTGtaatcatttgctttattttagatGAAAGAAATGGATATTCTTAAAACCATAATGACTTTTATTGACTTATTTCCAAATCACTCTGTATTTATTGAATGTTATTGGTAAAACAGTGTTAGGTATTACAGAAATAGTTAATGAATAAGAGTATTGGCTTATAGTTAAGGAATTACAGAGATAGATAATGAACACAATAATTTAGCCCATAATCTATTAATGCAGacctataaaaataaatctaatggGCAGATAGTATTGTATGCTATGAGAGAAGTATGAACAGAGTACTTTGGGAACGCAGTGAGAGAAGAGATTCCGATGTGGGGATCAGGGAAGGCTTTTTAGAAGAAGTTGTGTTTGAACTGGGCCCTGAAGTTGGAACTACATTAGGCAAATATTAAGGAGAGAGGCAGTCAGGGCATAAAGACCAGCTTGTGGTCCAACGTAGAAGCAGGGTGGTGCTTGATAGTATGGGATATCATTAGGACTCAGATAGCAGGTTCAGTGCCTGAAAAGAACAGTAGCAATAATGACCAACACTGAGTGCTTGCTGCAGGCTAGAATTCTGTTGCAAGTGCTTTACATGCAGTGGTTAAATTTGTCTTTATGACACGTTTATGAAGTAGACACTCTTATATaggactctttttttcttttgccagaaACTAAGGCAAAGAGATGTAGAGTAATTACACTGTTAATGGGTGGTAGGTCTGAGATATGCAGGGAGTTTGTTGGAGATCAGTATTTAATATCCCAGTGTGGCCTTCTATTGAATTTTGTGTTCTTTCTGTAGGGATTGCCATCTTTTGCATGCTGCTTACCTATTACATGTGGATCAAAGCAGTCAAGACTGGTTCCATCTACTGGGCAGCAAAGTGTGCCCTTGCTTACTTCTACATGGTAACTCTTCACTCCCTTCTTCCGGGagtctctctctgtctgcatACCTGTTGGGATCTACTGATGTAAATTGGAAGTAGCTCTTGGGGTTTGAGACCATAGAGCAGAGGACAGAAGCTTTATTGTCTTTTGTGTCCATACAAAGCCTAACCCAAGGCAGGCAGATGATAAGatagaggaaattttttttaatttttagaggtCTCCAGATACTGTATTTCTTATGGATTATATTGGTTGGCCAGCTCTCTTTTCTGATATGTTTCCcttaaatttttcctttcctaacacatttttttctgttcagtcTTTCATTAACCCTGAGACTTCTTCCCTTAACTGTTTCCGCTTGCCCACATTTTGCATGTATCCCTAAATCCTCCATGTGACCTAATAGTAGGTCGCATCCAGATTAACGCCGAGGGTTAGGGGCCTTTTGTTTTGTGGTCACAATGACAGGAGCCATATAGAACAGAGGACTGAGTTTCAGTAATGGGTTTAATTGGATTTTCCTGTTTAAAGAAGTCAGTTACTTAAACTGTTTAAACCACTTGGCATTAATAAAGTTTTTGGTTATCATAAATAGGTGTTCTTTAAAAAGGTCACAGGTAACAAGGAGGAGTGCTGAGAGGAAGTGTCCTTTTTCATCCTTCCTAGGTCTCTTCCTGGGGAGGTTACGTGTTCTTGATCAACTTGATCCCCCTTCATGTACTAGTGCTGATGCTCACAGGACGTTTCTCCCACCGGATCTACGTGGCGTACTGTACTGTCTACTGCCTGGGCACCATTCTTTCCATGCAGATCTCCTTTGTGGGTTTCCAGGTGAGCCCTAGACTGAGTGGAGCTTTTAgtttcttccacttttttcctaATCATCTCCAACTAAATTGATTTATCTTGGATTCTGTTGAGGATGTTGAAACTTACAGGTCTGACCTTGGACTGCTTGTGTTAACTGAAACAGCACAATCATTGGTCAATAAAGTCTGCCCCCTGAGAGTGTTAATATTTGTTCATGTAGTTTAATTGCTCTTAAGTTAGCTTAAGTTTGGGGAGAAGCAGGGCTATTTTGGTAGAACTGAGTTGATGTGAGTGATCACAGTTATCTTTTTCAGTCCTTCTTAATGTGAATGATCCCATTCAGTAGTAATGACCCCTGAACTTGTTAATGGGGCCAAGTAATTAAGTCCTTTAGGAAGCAGAACATAAACCTTTTAACCACATTACTCCATCGGATTAAGAGACAGCTATTAAATCAGAGGAATGATGCGATATGTGTGATTTTTCATGTAAAATTCTTATGAAAAGTGGAACCCTTATTCAGCTCAGCAAGTATTTCTTTGCTTATCCCCTACAATGTGCAATTTGCTAATAACTGGGAAATGTAAAAAGTAAAGATGTGATCCTGGTCCTTAAGGAAGTCTTGCTAGGAAAGACACCCATGTAGCTCTCTGGGATGTAGTGGTCCTAGAAATGTAGTCCTGGACCAGCAGGCTCAACAGCATCAGGTAAtacattagaaatgcaaattcaggATTTGAGTCTACTGAGTTTCAGAAGCTCTGGCGGTGGGGCTCAGCTGTCTGTGTCTAAACACCCCCTTTTCACTCTACCGTGATTATGCTGCCCAGTGGAGTTTGAGAACTGTTTGTCTAAGTTACAGGAGAGATCCAAGGTGTACAGATATAGAGGAGAGCTATGGATTTCAGCTTGGCAGAGTAGGAGGCAATAGTATTTGCTTGGGGCCTTGAATGATGGGAATTTTAATGAATGCAAATTttgggaaaatgagaaaattacaGTCGAGGCTCAAGAAATAGCCTGAACAAAGGCCAGACATGTGATATTGATAAGAGTATGGTATACTTTGGACTCCAGGTATTCTGTGGAAATGTGAATTGGACCCTCCCCTGGATTGGCCCTAATTCGTTGGTAGCTTCAGAACTCACTGGACCCTTTGGTCTGAACTTGGTCTGGATAATTCAGGTCAAGGCTGGACCCGTTGTTTTCGTGACATTCTCACACATCTGCTTTCACCTACAGCCCGTCCTTTCATCAGAGCACATGGCAGCCTTTGGGGTCTTTGGTCTCTGCCAGATTCATGCCTTTGTGGATTATCTACGCAGCAAGTTGAATCCACAGCAATTTGAAGTTCTTTTCCGAAGTGTCATCTCCCTGGTGGGCTTTGTCCTTCTCACCATTGGAGCTCTCCTCATGCTGACAGGTAGGAAAGACTTTTAGTATTAAGTGTAAATGGGTATGAACATAGCATAAACTCCAGAAAACATGGGTTGTTTCTTGACCACAGGAAGATGCAttctttttctcccatttctCTTGATTTCATGCATATTAAATCCATATTATACATTCAATCCATTTGTCAGCCAGTATTTGGATTCAGCAAAGAAAGAAGATCTTATTAGATCAGTATTTAATCTCAGAAGATTCACACTTGGTAACAGAACTATATTTACCatgcttatctttctctttttttcttttgtccttttctttcctaTTGGTATATTGGTAGGGTAGGAGAAATCCTAACATTGTTTGCCCTACAATATGACTTCATCTAATCCTAAATGACAGAGCTATGTCGGTTTAGTTTGGTTAGCATGGCACATTTTCCTCACGTAGATGTCTCAGAGTCTAATTTGATTTTGCCCAGGACTCTGTATTATCTAATTCAGAGCAACATTGGAGGATAGCCTGACTTAGTTTATAGCATTGGCCTTGGTTTGACCAGGTTTAGTCTAACCCTTCCAGGAAGCATTTCCAGCTTCTTTCTCTGAGTTTACATACAGCCTGACTTTATTCTGCTGACTGTGCTGACATAAGTACTCTCAAATTTGAAAGAAAGGAATCAATGAAATTCTCAAGGTATTCGTGCCATTTAGACAAAAACCTAGTCTTGCTTTGTCTCAGAGAATCTTATTAAAATGGAAAGTTCTGATTAGTTAGGATCAGATATTATTTTGTTTCAGAAGtaattgtgaaatatttgttgCCTCTTtgctgccaggaaaaatatctccCTGGACGGGGCGTTTCTACTCGCTGTTGGACCCTTCCTACGCTAAGAACAACATCCCCATCATTGCCTCTGTGTCTGAGCATCAGCCTACGACCTGGTCCTCGTACTATTTCGACCTGCAGCTCCTTGTCTTCATGTTTCCAGGTCTGTCTGCCTTGTTCCGAAGTGGTCTTCTTTGTAAGAATTATTTGattcaaaataagtaaaataccCCCATCCttatatttgtattgtttttgttttttgcctgtGTATTTATGTGGTACAGACGATGGCTAAACATGTTTTTCTAATATTTGAAGCAGAATGGAAATCAGTTGAACAATTGCAGATACTGGCAAGTTCAGAGTCTCACAGTTTTCTGTTCAGTTATATTATAAAATTCAACcctaattcagatttttttttttagtacttctAATGTACCCCACCCCTCATCCCTGACTCCTTCCCATTTATCTTCTTGATAGTATTTTGACAGTAGGCATAGCTGATTGTAAAGCCTCTTCATCTAATTTACCTTCTGGCTAGTTCAGAGATAACAATTTACCACTGGTagggaacttttttttaaattgaaataactttctattttttcttactaTGAAAATAAGTTGTCTTTTGTACAAATAGAGACAAATATTAAAGTTTCAGGAGTTCTCACCACACACCTGTTGCTCCTGTTAACACTTGAAATGTATATTCATCCAGTTGTTTACTGATTAAAAGTCAGATGATAGAGTTTTTctcctgacttttaaaattttataatcataATTTATGTTATTTAGGAATATGTCAGTGAAATAGTGTTTAAGATAcagcatttgttaattttttaagtacAGAGGTATGTAAAGAAGGTGGCAAATGGTCCATAAACTTCCGTAGCAATATTTTAATTGAtgtgttttattctgttttataaatattctatAGTTAAATACCTCCTTTatgttggacatttaggtggtttcAGATCTTGTGCTATTTTAGAGTGCCATAGTAACATCTTTGCAGGTATCTGATTGTTCTTCCAGCTCTtcacttcttttttccctttatttttgtaGTTGGTCTCTATTACTGCTTTAGCAACCTGTCTGATGCCCGGATTTTCATCATCATGTATGGTGTGACCAGCATGTACTTTTCAGCTGTAATGGTGAGGAATGCCCTCAGTCTTGGTGAACCTTTCCATCCTTGACTCTGGGGGTTTTCTTCTTCCCCCGGCATGGGAGGATTCAGTGCTGACAATTGTGCAGAGGCTTTCTTCTGAGCACTTGAGGGGCTGAGTGGTAAAGCTGCTCACTGCTGTTGACCCTTTCCGGGGATGTACAGGGTACTCAACATTTTCTGATTGTGAGGCCCACCTTTCTTGGATTCATACCCTTGTGTCAGGGAGAGGCCCTATGCAGGTTCCTTCCCTGCTCTTGCTAGAGTCTCAAAAAGGgacatgatatttttttcttaaaggcttGGGTGCTGAGTGCCAGGTTGTTAAAAGAGAGGAGAGATTTTATATATTGCAGTTAAGACAGTGCTTCTCAGACTTTTTTGGTTCCAAACCACAATTAAGAAATACTTTTTATAGCCTACAATTACTCAGGATGTATATACATTCGTACATGTAgaactgggaaagaaaaaaaaactttaaaaacccaCAGAACTTCTATTTTAGATGTGTCAAGTATTTTCTCTCCTAttttgttctgttccattgacagACCATGTTTGTTGAAAACCCCTAAACAGAGGTCATCATCTACTAATAGGTTGAAATCTGTAATTTGTAAAACACCGATTACATTGTGATGTTGCTTCCTGTTTTTTTAGGTGCGTCTGATGCTGGTGTTGGCGCCTGTTATGTGCATTCTTTCTGGCATTGGAGTCTCTCAGGTGCTGTCCACTTACATGAAGAATTTGGACATAAGTCGACAAGACAAGAAGAGCAAGAAACAGCAGGATTCTACCTACCCTATTAAGAATGAAGTGAGAAGCAACACACAGAACAGGCTGGGGGAACTGCGTGTGCTGTGTGCGCGCGTGCTTGCGTGTGCGTGCAGAGGTGCAGGCATCTGTGGGGATTTTTTTGAGTGAGGGGGAGTAAAGTGGAGCACTGTCCCCAGAGGTCAGAATTAGTTAATATAGCCTCTGACttattttggttcattttttctAAATCATTGACGGTCTGTAAGAAGCTGTTCTGTGCTATTGTAAATTTAATTTGGTTTATGACATAGTTGTTCTTCCTTGTCTAGGTGGCAAGTGGCATGATCCTGGTCATGGCTTTCTTTCTCATCACCTACACCTTTCATTCGACCTGGGTGACCAGTGAGGCCTACTCTTCCCCCTCCATCGTGCTGTCTGCTCGTGGTGGAGATGGCAGTAGGATTATTTTTGATGATTTTCGAGAAGCGTACTATTGGCTCCGTCACAATACTCCAGAGGTGAAAGTTCGGGAGGTGTGGGACTGTGGGgtaggaagaagggaaaggcttttgCTGTTATAGCGAATCAGATAGGTTTTAGATGGTAGAAAGCTTGGAGAAATGGGCACTATAGAACCTGGTGTTGAATGGGCCTTAAAGGTCAGCCTCCACTCAAGTTAGGATGTCTTCTGTAGCAGCCCTTCCTGGTTCAGATTATCTGCACTCTGCTTGGACACTTGTATTGACAGCATGGTGATATTCTTGTGAGGTAGGCCATCCCAGTTATAAAAGAGAAAGGTTCACAGTAAGTAATGCATGTTTATtgcagaaaaatcagaaaacagaagCGAAAAACAAAGACACAGATTTTCTATAAAGGATCACCTGATGATAACCACTTCTAATATTTTGGTTTTTACCTTTGGAGCATTTCCTTTCCAGTAGCTACCGAGATTGGCAATTGTGAGTTAGATTCTtataagaatttctttttctttattcgtTATATCCTGTGATttatcccctcccacctcctacctccTTTCTTTATAGGAACTGATTTTTGTGATATTGTTTATGATCATTTTTTATGATGATCATTTCTCTGATGACACCAAGctatttatttggaaatattaCACAGCTCCCTACACCTCCCATGCCAGTATGTTCATTTTTATAAGATTATCTGGAATGAAAGTATTGGTAATGCTGGATTGTATAATTTGCATTGAAATTTCATTATGGTATACAAAGGTAGGACCAGGTgccaagatttattttcttgttagGCATGCGTTactctgcaaagagtcagacacaattg includes:
- the STT3A gene encoding dolichyl-diphosphooligosaccharide--protein glycosyltransferase subunit STT3A; translation: MTKLGFLRLSYEKQDTLLKLLILSMAAVLSFSTRLFAVLRFESVIHEFDPYFNYRTTRFLAEEGFYKFHNWFDDRAWYPLGRIIGGTIYPGLMITSAAIYHVLHFFHITIDIRNVCVFLAPLFSSFTTIVTYHLTKELKDAGAGLLAAAMIAVVPGYISRSVAGSYDNEGIAIFCMLLTYYMWIKAVKTGSIYWAAKCALAYFYMVSSWGGYVFLINLIPLHVLVLMLTGRFSHRIYVAYCTVYCLGTILSMQISFVGFQPVLSSEHMAAFGVFGLCQIHAFVDYLRSKLNPQQFEVLFRSVISLVGFVLLTIGALLMLTGKISPWTGRFYSLLDPSYAKNNIPIIASVSEHQPTTWSSYYFDLQLLVFMFPVGLYYCFSNLSDARIFIIMYGVTSMYFSAVMVRLMLVLAPVMCILSGIGVSQVLSTYMKNLDISRQDKKSKKQQDSTYPIKNEVASGMILVMAFFLITYTFHSTWVTSEAYSSPSIVLSARGGDGSRIIFDDFREAYYWLRHNTPEDAKVMSWWDYGYQITAMANRTILVDNNTWNNTHISRVGQAMASTEEKAYEIMRELDVSYVLVIFGGLTGYSSDDINKFLWMVRIGGSTDTGKHIKEHDYYTPTGEFRVDREGSPVLLNCLMYKMCYYRFGQVYTEAKRPLGYDRVRNAEIGNKDFELDVLEEAYTTEHWLVRIYKVKDLDNRGLSRT